The Symphalangus syndactylus isolate Jambi chromosome 11, NHGRI_mSymSyn1-v2.1_pri, whole genome shotgun sequence genome contains a region encoding:
- the TMED7 gene encoding transmembrane emp24 domain-containing protein 7 isoform X1, with protein sequence MPRPGTAQRWASVAGRWGCRLLALLLLVPGPGGASEITFELPDNAKQCFYEDIAQGTKCTLEFQVITGGHYDVDCRLEDPDGKVLYKEMKKQYDSFTFTASKNGTYKFCFSNEFSTFTHKTVYFDFQVGEDPPLFPSENRVSALTQMESACVSIHEALKSVIDYQTHFRLREAQGRSRAEDLNTRVAYWSVGEALILLVVSIGQVFLLKSFFSDKRTTTTRVGS encoded by the exons ATGCCGCGGCCGGGGACCGCGCAGCGCTGGGCGTCCGTCGCGGGCCGTTGGGGGTGCAGGCTGCTAGCACTGCTGCTACTGGTGCCTGGACCCGGCGGCGCCTCTGAGATCACCTTCGAGCTTCCTGACAACGCCAAGCAGTGCTTCTACGAGGACATCGCTCAGGGCACCAAGTGCACCCTGGAGTTCCAG GTGATTACTGGTGGTCACTATGATGTAGATTGTCGATTAGAAGATCCTGATGGTAAAGTGTTATACaaagagatgaagaaacagtATGATAGTTTTACGTTCACAGCCTCCAAAAATGGGACATACAAATTTTGCTTCAGCAATGAATTTTCTACTTTCACACATAAAACTgtatattttgattttcaagttGGAGAAGACCCACCTTTGTTTCCTAGTGAGAACCGAGTCAGTGCTCTTACCCag ATGGAATCTGCCTGTGTTTCAATTCATGAAGCTCTGAAGTCTGTCATCGATTATCAGACTCATTTCCGTTTAAGAGAAGCTCAAGGCCGAAGCCGAGCAGAGGATCTAAATACAAGAGTGGCCTATTGGTCAGTAGGAGAAGCCCTCATTCTTCTGGTGGTTAGCATAGGGCAGGTATTTCTTTTGAAAAGCTTTTTCTCAGATAAAAGAACCACCACAACTCGTGTTGGATCATAA
- the TMED7 gene encoding transmembrane emp24 domain-containing protein 7 isoform X2 has protein sequence MPRPGTAQRWASVAGRWGCRLLALLLLVPGPGGASEITFELPDNAKQCFYEDIAQGTKCTLEFQVITGGHYDVDCRLEDPDGKVLYKEMKKQYDSFTFTASKNGTYKFCFSNEFSTFTHKTVYFDFQVGEDPPLFPSENRVSALTQMESACVSIHEALKSVIDYQTHFRLREAQGRSRAEDLNTRVAY, from the exons ATGCCGCGGCCGGGGACCGCGCAGCGCTGGGCGTCCGTCGCGGGCCGTTGGGGGTGCAGGCTGCTAGCACTGCTGCTACTGGTGCCTGGACCCGGCGGCGCCTCTGAGATCACCTTCGAGCTTCCTGACAACGCCAAGCAGTGCTTCTACGAGGACATCGCTCAGGGCACCAAGTGCACCCTGGAGTTCCAG GTGATTACTGGTGGTCACTATGATGTAGATTGTCGATTAGAAGATCCTGATGGTAAAGTGTTATACaaagagatgaagaaacagtATGATAGTTTTACGTTCACAGCCTCCAAAAATGGGACATACAAATTTTGCTTCAGCAATGAATTTTCTACTTTCACACATAAAACTgtatattttgattttcaagttGGAGAAGACCCACCTTTGTTTCCTAGTGAGAACCGAGTCAGTGCTCTTACCCag ATGGAATCTGCCTGTGTTTCAATTCATGAAGCTCTGAAGTCTGTCATCGATTATCAGACTCATTTCCGTTTAAGAGAAGCTCAAGGCCGAAGCCGAGCAGAGGATCTAAATACAAGAGTGGCCTATTG